The DNA segment ACCAACAGATCCACAGACCTGTACTGAGTATCTTGTCAGCCATCTTTTGCAGGAAAGAAGGGATTCGATGCTGGATTATAGTGTAGCGTTGGTCCCAGTATTTGTCATTATAGTCCTCCTGAATCTTCTCTTTCTGAAGCTCATGCTCCTCCACCATGAACTCACTTGTGGAGAAGAAAAACACCTCAGACAGGGTAAAACGCCAAATTCAACTCAGAcatcaatatatatttttgcacCTATACTAACAGTTAATAGAATAATGCTGTAAAAACTATGAAACTCTTTCAAGGTGGAATTCAAACCAATTATACATCTTTGCTGATTACTTACAATTTGGTGCAATAAATGCTATATTGAGCTTGTGTAATAGTTACAATATAATCTTATGATTACTTATTCAGTAAATTTCATCATCAGAAGGTGTAAATGAGGGTCAAACGACTTCCAGGGTAACTGCAAGTGCTAAAACTGCACAAACTAGACAGTGATATTAAAGAAAATGTCTCCACTCCCGTCTCTGTAAACGTCTGCAAGCTAGTATAActtatactactactactactactactactaataataataataataataataataataataacaacataataaaaatggagtagcagtgtttcccatacattgacttatttgtggcagcccaccacaatatcaacattgaccaccacacaatgattttcctggctgtactaaattgtgcttgaATCTGGTTGGAATCAAAACcgcgctgcactaatttgttaaaaactgttgcattcgagttaattctgcaaacctaccaccacaaatagaatgctgaattagaatagaatagaattcaattctgtgggaaacactgagtaGGCAGCCAGTACAATATGGTTTTACGTTCCCAACTGTGTAATTCAGTAACAGTACCCAGCCACGGACATCACCTGTAAGGATCTTTGATGATGCCCCGGTAGACCCACTTCTCCAGGATCTCAAAGTAGGGCACGCTGGCCGCTTTAGTGAGGTACAGACAGAGCTCCTGCGCCTGGCTGTCCCCCGTGTAGTTAAACGTGCGGTCATGGAGGAGACTCAGCGTCGAGCCGCCCATGCAATCCCCCTTCTCCACTGACGTCGCTGTTCATAAAGAGAAACcacaggaggaaaggaggagcaCTGTTAGACGGATGGGTCAATTTCAAAGCATTCCCCTTGCTAATAGTAAGCTTATTAAAGTGCGTAAGTTTATCAAAGTTTGACAAATGAAACAGGGTCAGAACCAGTTCATCTTAATGGGGGTTCTTTTAATTTGAACAGAAAGCTTCTTTCAGCAAatgaacaaattaaacaccGTAGGAGTTTAATAACTAACATATTAACGACCAATGAACAacgcccccaccccatcccaccctgCATGCCCAAGAAGGGACTCCAGACATCAGACTCTGTTCATACAGAGAAACCACAGGAGGAAAGGATGAGCACTGTTAGACGGATGGGTCAATTTCAAAGCATTCCCCTTGCTAATAGTAAGCTTATTAAAGTGCGTAAGTTTATCACTAACATATTAACACCAATGAACAacgcccccaccccatcccactcTGCATGCCCAAGAAGGGACTCCAGACCCCACTGATCTCCCTCGTCCGATCTCGCTCATCTCACCGATGGAGGCGAGGATCTCCATGGTGCGCATGGTGGGCTGGATGTAGAACCAGAGCTTCTGCAGCGAGAGCAGGCCCTGCCGGTGGAGGTGCTCCAGCTGCGTCACCAGGATCAGGTACTCCTTCATCAGCATCCGCATGGCCGCCGTCAGTGCGTGGTTCACCTGGCCGTACTCAAACGACGAACGCTCCTCCGTGAAGCTGTGTGCGGAGTCCCCAACGGTACCACCGTTGTGTTAATGCAGGCAGAtggatgaaaagaaaaaaaaaaacataaccagTTATTCGCTAtggattaaaaataaaaaaaactataaatccacagggttggaaaaaaaaatttaaTCTGAAAAGGCGGCAGCAGGGTCCGGCAACATACACATAGCCATTATAAAACTATATAtagtatattaaaaaaaaaacatcctggCTGGCAGGGTTTCaattttcctttttcatttcaaacaacTTAAGTCCAACTCCAAGTTTCTTTATGTGGGCGTGTTTGCAAAAGGGTTTCATTGGATGGAACAAGGGCACAGATGAATGACTGCATAGACTGCAAAACACTGAGAAACGGCAGAACAGTTTGGTAGAGTCACAAACTAGAGGGGAAAGCACTGGTCATTCCCATCCCATTCCCTTCCCATATTATTCCTGCCCGTCTGCTCGAAGATTTTGACGTCATCAGTCACGTGGAAATGGCAATTTGATACAAGCTTTGAACCAGTATGCTTTGCTAAAGTAAAGCAAACTTTGGCATTGGCATGAGGTATTTTCCTTaaaatattatgcaaattgaTTAACTGATTGATGGTGATTAACTAGTTGACAATCAATTAAATTAACACAATAAAGCTAGAAAGCTTTTTTCCGCTGCATAATAACAAACCAGTACAACAGTCTGGATGCGTTACTCACCGTGTGATGGTCGAGTAGCAGGAGGCAACCGGTAGGATGCGGTTTACCAGCTCTTTGATTGACATGTCCAAAGAGGTATCCACGATGAAGGAGCGGCTCTGCCTGCCCAGCACAGGCTGCGCAGTGATGTCACGCCCGTCCACGCCAATCAGAACGAAGAGCAGGTCCTCCACCAACGCTTGCTCTTGGGCAGTGAGTGGAATCGTACCTGAGGATGAAGAAGCTCACAATGATAAAGTccctgaggatgaagaatctcaCAATGATAAAGTTCCTAAGGGTGAGAAGCTCACAATGAAAGTTCCTGAGGATGAGAAGCTCACAATGATAATTCATGGGAAGGCTTCCTGAACTCTCACAGGAGTGACTCTTACAGGCTACACTACAGTAGCGGTGGTGGTAGTGAAGTGGTTAAGGAACTCGACTAGCATGCTGTAGCCACAAAAAAagcgggttcaattcccagctgccACCGCTGTGCCCTAGAGTGAGGCACTTAACCCTTAAaaagttgctccagggagatTTCCACCTGTAATTTGtatctgtaagtcgctttggataaaagcatcagctaaatgcataaacataaacataaacatagtaCACAGGGGATACAGGAACTGTGGGAGCAGAGGAACATTTACCAATGGGTGGTGCTTGGTCTCCAACAGGCGTGGTGCCAGTGATGAAATCCCCAATGAGGGCAGGCCTGTCGTACACCCAATTAGGAAACACGGGGATGGGCTGAGTGGGATTCTTCTTGTTGTGTTTGTCCCTTAGCATTTTCCGAGTTACCTCTGCAGACTGGTCAACCAAaaagcacatttattttttattcacactgcatattgatattattgttattcaaGGACAACTGAATATCAAGATGAATAGGACGACTATTTATAATGTGTGCCACTATGACCTGCATCTTGCTTTACACTACCTACGCCATCCTTTTACTGACATGAACATCCCAGTACCTGTGGTACGTTAGAGCTGGCAGTGACATTGCCCAGCTTCTTGCGCAGTTCCTCCAACTCCTGCATGGACATCTTTGTGCTGGTCTGAGGGATAGTGAACGTTGAGCTGGTCGCCGCTGAGGCGTTCGCTGACATCTCTGTCCTTTCCTTGGCATTTTGTTGCAAGTACTGCAACGTCTGCAAGGAATGTGTTCATAAATGAAATTCACtcacttatttatttttttatttaaacaaaATAGTGATGTGCACAGGATGTGTATGAGAGGAACAGTAGGTTACCTCTTTGTCTTCCGTGAGCTTTGACAGAAGGTAAACAAGTGGATCAAGGTTCCGCACATTCTTTGACTTGAGTTCCTCATATTTCTTCAGAAAATCTTCTGGTGTTTTGGAATACTCCGCTATCTTAACCTGTAAGATATGCACGAGTCCATCAGACATTGACGTCCAGAGTATGGTAACTGAATAAACAAAACGTTTGATGCATTTGTTGCATACCTTGGCACTGTGTGCTGAGACGGTGGTGGTGACGTAGGGAGTCCTATTCTTCTGCAGTAAATCGATGTAAACTTCGGCTCCATCCCCTCCTCGAACATGCAGGAGACTCAGGAGCTCATTCACGTCATGGTGTATTCTAAACTCACTCATGACTGTTCACGAGCTGCAATgacaacatacagtaggcctacatcacttatTGCATCCCATCAAGGTAATAGCTCTCACAATCAAACAATGTGATACAATATATTGTATTGGGTGTACAATCTACCTAGACAGTGAGCTCCCATCAGCTCACAGCTCAAGTTAAAAGGCTTTAAAAagtagaaataaataaaaaaaaatgggcagGACACAACCTAATTGTTACTAGTTAGCATATCACATCTAGTATATCTGGCTAGCTACTGCTACATAGTCTGCAGAGGCTACAATGTCCCATTTAGCTAACGACAACGATAGCTACCCATACGCCCAAAATGATAACTACGAGGCTGGTGAGGTAACTATGTTAACCACATCAGAATCCCTCCCGTCTTCATTATGGTAGGTCCTTTGCAAACATTAAAACTAGAGAAATGTGAATTAATTACTCACCTCAACGCAGCACCAATAACATTCGTTGTCAGCTTGCCTTGCCCACCTTACCGCCAACTGTTGAGGTAACAACAAGAATGTCGTTTTGATTTTCATAATAAAAGCCGTGGGTgagatttattaaaaatatatggcCAAATTAAATTACACGTTAAATATGTTTTAAGGTTAATTGTTAATAGAAATACCCAGGAAGATGGAAGATAAGTTACTGTCATATATTATACTATCCAGATTGAAAAGTTGATCTCTTATTTTGGGATATTGCGAGCAGTAACTTCAGAATGTGACGCTACATCCGGAAATGGGTGGCGTTTATATTTTTGACATATCATTATGTCACCAGACAACTTGTGTTACAAGACACAGCTTGATGAATAACTGTAAGCAAAGCACATAGATTTTTGGAATCTCGGATTGGAACAGAGTCTCTTGACCATAAAAAAGACGATTGTGCTCTTATGTGGTCTTAtttttccttgaatttcccctggggatcaataaagtatctatatatctatctatctatctatctatctatctatctatctgtatgtgTAGGTAGACAGGTAGGtaggagatagatagatagatagatagatagatagatagataaaatgGGAATTATACTGATTGGGCTGCCATATTGAATCAACCACTAGGGGGCGTGGTATTATCAGTGTTTTCAGAGCTACGGCTCTGGGTGTTTtcagcatagacagtaaaaggttGTCAGAGGCGTTTTCAGTACGTTATGTAACCGCAAGCAGCATGCATATACGCTGGTGCCCAACGAGAACAGTCCTATAGACCTATTTCAGGGGTCATTACGCTAATTGATCTATTTGAACGAGCAATTAGTGAACCACTgccataggcctaggctaagaCCCTTATGGACCCTTTTTCACACTTGAAGTCAAAACTCATCATT comes from the Alosa alosa isolate M-15738 ecotype Scorff River chromosome 22, AALO_Geno_1.1, whole genome shotgun sequence genome and includes:
- the tubgcp2 gene encoding gamma-tubulin complex component 2; the protein is MSEFRIHHDVNELLSLLHVRGGDGAEVYIDLLQKNRTPYVTTTVSAHSAKVKIAEYSKTPEDFLKKYEELKSKNVRNLDPLVYLLSKLTEDKETLQYLQQNAKERTEMSANASAATSSTFTIPQTSTKMSMQELEELRKKLGNVTASSNVPQSAEVTRKMLRDKHNKKNPTQPIPVFPNWVYDRPALIGDFITGTTPVGDQAPPIGTIPLTAQEQALVEDLLFVLIGVDGRDITAQPVLGRQSRSFIVDTSLDMSIKELVNRILPVASCYSTITRFTEERSSFEYGQVNHALTAAMRMLMKEYLILVTQLEHLHRQGLLSLQKLWFYIQPTMRTMEILASIATSVEKGDCMGGSTLSLLHDRTFNYTGDSQAQELCLYLTKAASVPYFEILEKWVYRGIIKDPYSEFMVEEHELQKEKIQEDYNDKYWDQRYTIIQHRIPSFLQKMADKILSTGKYLNVVRECGRDVTCPDAKEVLYTLKERAYVEQIEKAYNYASKVLLDFLLEEKELVSRLRSIKHYFLMDKGDFFVHFMDLTEEELKKPVDDIIPPRLEALLELALRMSTANTDPFKDDLKIDLMQHDVITQLLRVLAIETKQEKALINADPTEVSLSGLEAFSFDYIVKWPLSLIINRKALTRYQMLFRHIFYCKHVERLLCNVWISNKMAKQFSLHSAKWFSTAFALRQRMLNFVQNIQYYMMFEVMEPTWHIMENNLKSASNIDDVLCHHTSFLDNCLKDCMLTNPELLKIFSKLMSVCVMFTNCMQTFTLSMRLDGEMNRLSREAPSTQSERAEEAEKKKQASKFVAEHMEALQSDAGFEATIGKFDSNFSTMLLDLLDKLSIYSTNDCEHSMINIIYRLDFNGFYTERLEKMAIERSQKAAA